The following DNA comes from Vairimorpha necatrix chromosome 5, complete sequence.
ATGTACAAAAACATCGGAAAATATTAACAGGAAATATAGaagttttcaaaaaaaaaatacaacaaACTTATATTAATACCACTAAGCCAAATACGTTTTTATATGATTGTGCATGTTTAAATTCCTATGAAACATACAATATATAGAACAGagtcatatatatatatatgagggaaaaaatgttaaattaaaaagcaCTATATAgtaaaatcaataaaaaaagcaaTTTAACATTGTATGGGGCAAAATGATAAACTAATGTGtatgaagaaattatattttaagacTTTTCTAGTTTCATGATATTATACAGATAATGGATATCAGaagaatatatttattctacCGCTGCTTCGATACATAatccaaaaaaaattatcgaaaaaaatttacttggTTAGATATTTGCATTATTTAGCTATAGTTATAATAAACtttgaattttatgatTAGCTGACGAAAAATgtgataatatttaaaaataatattaagctttttatcaaatatcataaaaagaCGCCaaagtataaatatttacaattttttatttatctactaatcaaattattttagtctaaatatttagtgaataaataaattacatTTTGTTTTAGGATATATATTCAAAGGATGAGTTTGCTGCTTCGTCCCATTGCTTTCtatctctttttttgtaatatataaaaccCAAATAgctaaaaatacaaataattaCAAAGAACATTAGAATAACAGGCAAAACAATCCATAAATAATAACTTGACTCACCAACATCATTGACTTCTGCATTTATAACATTGTTTATATCTTTAAGAGCTGCTGTAAAGTtagtattaaaattttgtaattcGATATTATGATTATTTAGACACTCGCCTCTATCAAAGACCTCATTATTGTAGTGTATTGCTTTTAAGTTATCGTCTGTTCTTACTGTTTCAGGACATTGATTATAATATACAGATGCCTTATTACacaatttataaacaaatgaCGGCAAATGACTACTAATGCCGcctttaataaaacatgtATTTTCTcgtattaaaattttcatagcATCTAGAGGAGCCATTGTTTTACTCATTGTAtctttaaaacaaatacgTAACATATcgtaaaaaacaaaaatggCACGTAACATTTCATCTTTGAATCTTGTTTCATTAACTGTAAGGGCATCAAGATATTTTTCATCTGGTTCTTTTAgagataaattttctaaaaaagcattttttagtttaacACTTACGTTATTGTAACTAAAATCTGATATGTCATCTTCAATCATTCGCTTGAAAATTTCATGATTAGTTATTGtattccaaaaaaaatcaaaaaagaaaCGGACTTTTTCACGAATAAGAAAATCCGCATTAATTCTACTATCTAATCCTATACATAAATTATCagtattaatataattggCTAATATAGCAGCATGTTCTTCATTGGAATGTATCATGCCCGACAAGAATATGATAGAGtggataaaaaataatgaacgCATTGGGGGGAcgattaattttttgatataaatataataaaaaaaaataaagttgtCTTTAATTCTAAACTGTTCAGATTTCATACCTAATTTCGGATTTGAAACATAATCGCCCAAAACgttattttcaaatatatttttttataaatgaaatttgaCAAGTGTAATTAATTGAACGAATAAAAGAACggaattctaaaaaaagcaaaaaaaatgtaataaaatcaagTAAATGTATTTAGTCTCCAAAATTAAAGCGAAGTTCTAACAACAATAATTGCCAGtgattatatataaatttactttttttaattcataCTTAGTTATTAGATTAAAGTTGcaaaaagtaaattttaatttaatataaattttatccattgataataaataaatgagacgaaaaatattcattttttaaaaaagttttccttaacatttaaatacagatttttttagtttggGTCTGTTGGATTACAGTAGAAGCAACACCTTGTAGAACCCAAAGAACagaaaaaagtataaaatttggcataatatcataaaaaagtaaaattttttaacttttaaaatgtttcaTTCATCTAATCAATATTAATTGAACAAGACTTAgcttaattatatattgcaatgtaaaataaagaaaagtcTCGATATACTTCTATGAAggaattaatttttattatacattGTTATAAACACTATTATGTAGGAATAagcaattatttttgacgaaaaaatttaacacATTTTTGGAAAcaatcttttaataatatttttttagaaaagcTTCagtatttgatttttagatttttattctttataaaaccaatgaaattctaaaaaggacaaaatgataaaaatataataaattattttttctatgcTAAAAACTAGGTAGAATATcatataatgaaaaaagatgtctaagaaaaaaaattatattacataaaaacaaaGGTTTCtatatgtattttatttattacttttttGAAGACAGATTCCTAAAATGTACACCATAAAAACagattattgttttttatgaaaatttacattttaattAGATCGAAACgccttttttattttaatttttttatttccgTCTTTAGTTCTCACTGCTTGAATTTCAAAACTAAGTGTTAAttatagataaaatttattatttattcgttaaaatgaaatttgcTAATTaaggaaaataaaaatttttataaaaaatgagttacaaaaataatttttttgcaatcTTAGTGCattatttatcaatttatgctcataaattattataaataatgtaaatttatCGCAGTGGAAAAACGTCGACTTTGGTTGTTTTTGGGAAAATTATGTTATGATAATAACGAAGTCgttattttattgtaaaatcaTCTATGGCGCACTAAACTTTATTTGGGAAAAATATACTATCTTACTTACTAATTACTTTTTACAAGATACGCTTACAATCTCTTCTGGAAGTCCCCGGAGCTCCTTCTGAAATTTACGCATTGAAttctcaaatatttttcctGATCAGTATCAATACCTAGTCTGAATGACAAAGTTGACATATAAAGTCATTTAAAAACTCTTGGTTGTATAAATTCTTCAGTTCTGGGCACAAATCAGAGCTCTTTGATATTTGCGCGGTGAAAATTAGTTATCattctattaaaaatcatcacataagaaattatttcGCCTTTATTTATCAAGAGAAGCTACAAGCATTTACGGCAAATTTACTttcttaataatatttttttttaacttgCATAGCAATTTTAAACTACAATGTAAAACATGTGTGTAAGAGTACACATAAAGGTcgataataattttaaaaaatatgtagtCCCAAGGCCGGCCAATAACCCAATTCTATCTACGGTATATACTACGTTGAGAAATAGAAAAGCTtgctattttaaaatttatcaagaAGATGCTATATAAAAaccaattataaaattaaatatattgattatttatgtaaaatagaaatattttttacgttgttttttgatttttagtAGTAGGACAATGTAATTCAAactaaaatacaaaaaaaattattacaaacaatcaaatttagtattttaaaattactGTTACATAtatagcaaaaaaaaaatattttcaaaataaatacactaatttattataaactaATTCTAaatcaattataaaagaaaatattaaactaCAATTATAACGTAAAAATGATCGAATGTGTTACTATCTCATTAGATCGAGGAGTTTTACATCTTTTATAGTATAtgtaataagaaaaaacaataaaacttattattaaacaaattagagcaattataaaaatagcaCTCTCAAAGAAAACAGTAGAATCATATTTGTAAGATCTTGTAATAGTCATATTTTCGGCTAAATAATTATACCCTTTAGGGAAAATACTTGTAATATTCGTAAAATCATAGTTGTTATTAATGCATTTTGGGTTAAGTAATAGATCAtgctttttaataatttcgcCGGAGAGAAATTGGAACTCTAATTTTCCATAACATTTGTTATAATGTGGAATAAGGTCTTTACAAAGTTTGTAAACAAAAGAAGGAATGTTTTCATTAATGccatcttttaaaaaacatgtaTTTTGTTCGAAAAAATCTTCTAGCAATTTTCTAGTAAGTTTTCTTTGGGTTTTATGAGGGTTATAGCAGTGCCGTAACATTTCATAATATTCTTTTGCACCAAGAAATAGatattcaataaaatttatttcagGTTTCGTGAGAGAATTTTCTACCATATAATCCCATtcattttgatttaacaTTTGCAAATATCCTTTTTTAATCAGTGTACTTCTGCTTGTAAAGCTATTTGTTAATCGATTTACTTGtgtcatttttttaaaaatagtatGATTTGTTATTGCATTCCATAAAATTTCGTAAAATATTCGAACATTGtctttagaaatattattttcataaattcttttatctAAGGAATCACAAATTTTAGCGtcatttaaaactttactAAGTAAATCATTGTCGAAATTACTACATTTTATCACTTCAGGAAATAACGTAATTggcaaaatataaaataacgAATTCATTTGAGGggtttaagttttttttaatatatatgtgaaaaaagaataaagtGTAAAAGTCCGTAAAACTATTTATATACTCATTTAATAGCATATGGGGGAAATGTATCAGTActcaaatatattaatttgtaaattaatttttgaaatttctgTTTATTTAACCGAAATAAACCGGAAAAAAGTGAATATGAGGAGTAATGTTTTAGTTTTTCCATAATGGTTAACAACTTTTCTTGAAAGAATAATTTAGTGactttttacataaaatttgatgtttcatatttttgatatcaTATAcatatagaaaaatttaacatttatattatacttACTtttaactaaaaaaatatggctataatgtataaatttataataaacggggttttttttactttagaTGAGTTGCATGCCTTGATAAACAAAAGTAATATGTAGAAAACATTCAATtagttataaattatattttaaataaatatttacagtCTTATTATCTGTAACGACATtgcaatatttttattttaaaatcgaGTATGAAGTTTAGAGTAAGTAAAACCCTAAAAATTCGACttcaaaaatacttttcTCGTAAAAGACAACCGATGtctaatttaaaaaaagtatttttatcaaaggaatatattatttaaaaattcaatcaAACAATTCAAATGATTGGTtctgtatttttattaaaaaaaaaaaaaaaatgcaaataaattatctattttttttcgagaaaaaaatgataaaaaattggatTTATTacttaatataattttgttataatatatcatatataaatttcaaaattcaGCCTGTTTGCTccattattaataaaaaaatttattataaaaacttgaaaattttataaattattagtaTAAGATGTTTAATTGTATTAATATCTCATAAACTTGTTTCTTGTTGCCTAAGAGATTCGAGTAAACGCCTTTGGTTTCTTTTCTTCAAACACACATATCCTAGTCCCAGCcccataaaaaatattgtcgTTAGCAATACTACAAGAAATATAGAGCTAATACTACTAACAAACAAAGAGCTTTCTTCATTAATAttactatttttaatataatgatCAAACTTAATAGTATCCGTCATATTATTCATCTCAGTAGTAATAGTATCtgttatattattaatctCAGTAGTAATAGTATTTGTTAcgttatttcttttaaagtTAAATTTGGCGATGGAATCGAAAAAACTATTAGCATAATCatcatataaaacattgtCCTTCGTAATAATACCACACATCTTGTTAAAACTATCAATATCCATGTCATCAatattattgaaatttacaaaatcatAATTTTCATTGAAACATTCTGCCTTTACTATTTGATTGtgtttgaattttattacGTTAAACATATATTCCCGTCCACTTAATTTTCCACAAAAACTGTAGTATGAAACCACATCTTTACACATCTTAGAGACAAAGGAGGGAAAATTCTCAATCAGCCCattttgtataaaacaCATATTTTGGTTAATAACGTCAATAAtggaatttttaattgaattattttcatttatgaTATCTTTATAACAAAGACGCAGCGTGTTGAAATATTCTGAGGTAGTTGCATGCATGTTATCAATAAACATTTGCTCGTGtgcttttaaatttttatacttcATTACATCAAACCCCCatcattaaaatattctaaaaaaccaTCAAGAATCATTTTTCTTCTGTTATTAAAACTATTGACTGATGTATCATTTTGTATCATTCTTTCGAAAATCTTGTTACTTGTTACCgtatcaaaaattaatttaccGAAAAAACGAAAATTGCTGTATTTTAGGTTATTAATTtccaatattttatctaaatAATTACAAACATTTTGACTATTAACGATTATATCTAATATGTCTCTTTTATTGTATGACCCTTTAATAAAAGTAACTAAGAAAATAACttgttgaaaaaaaaatttttttatcaatatcATTAAGGGTagagatattttttcattataacttaaaaaaaagttaaccataaaatttatgttaaattctaaaaataagttCATTTTGtctgaaaaaatatttttataaattaaataaaaatattttttttgtacatTTAAGTATATTGATATATGAAAGCAACGGTAATCAGATTAATTGAAACATGTAAAGTaacatttattaaagatttatataaaatttcataaaaatacttgTATATAACATGATTTTAtgcttttaaaatattaaatcataagaatatatattactttaaatatttattaattttcttattgTAAGTCTAATTTTCGAATCGTATAGGCTTTTAATTGTCTCAGATTACTAAAAATAGTGTATCATGAGAAATTATATgtctaaaattattattgcTAAATGtcttgaatattttttttttgcgatttattttactaCAGTTAAAATGTCTTCTTTATGCATTATATgatattttgataaaaatttttataaagtaaTAATAGTACTTATTGCTAATGTTGTCTTTTAATAGTCgaataaatacaatttatGAGACAACTTCTAATgaatatcttttaaatacatCAAAACACCTTCAAAAGAACGCCATATAGACGGTATTggtgtttttttaaattacaatGAACTCACACATTGTCTTTGAAAttgatttgtttttattcttCAACAATTATTTAAGACATGTTTTCTAGATAcctaatttattaattttttataaaaaacaaagagTAGacttaaacaaaaaattatttaaaaggATATCAATgtaaacatattaaaatcaaGACAGATATATTAATTGAGTTTATAAAGTAACATGACTCactaatttttgttttctttttcattttattaaagtagtgtatttatttttgcttggcttataaaaaatgtcttaaagaaaaatttaactttaTATCAATTGTGGGATTGCCATTAACATCCAAACCAAAAGTTTATGTGATAAAGCATATGATCTAACTTCTTATCTTAGGCAATGCATTTATAAGCGCgctttttttctaaaaaactcCAAATATGGATTTTAAacttaataaaacaaaaaattgaacatttcaaaaaaacaaaattactCGAGGCATACAAAATACTATAGtctgatattttaaaaaaaaagctttaattttgttttatttgtatGTTTCCAATACATATTGTGTTTTTCTTATCGCCATAAAATATTGCACATAGTTGAAAAATACTCTAAAATTATCTACTACATCTTacaaatgaaaaaacaTTGTAAATCTTTATGTTTTATCTTTGAagtaagtaaaaaattttttgaacaaacatatatatatatttgttaCAACTCTACTAAACTGATCATGAAAAACGAAAACAATcttaaaaagatatatatCGATAtacaaatgaaaaattttagtaatCTTGTTTAATTtggttattttttttatgattttaaaacttaTCATAGGTGTATATTCTACATAAAAgctataataaaattatttggaattgaaaaaaaaaaacgccatatttttttttcttcgaTCACTTACTTAACTACAAGACTGCTaatcttatttatttttatttaagttGTAGCTAAGaacatcaaaaaatttcaaaaaacgTGTCGAAAATACAAACAAAATTctgtttaatattttcttatggTTGGTAAGAACAAATATGCTAATTTGGCGTTTGGGTAAATTCTTTTGTATCTTCGCTAAAgctttattttacaatgaGTGTCTTATCTACAAGATCTTCAGGTTCTATTGTCGGAAGATCAAACTTAAAAAcaacaataatataatacaaattCAAAttgcaaataaaatattcgataaacaaattatatcGATTGCATATATGATTTTAACatatatgaaaattatttgaaaataatttaagtaTTTGACTTTAGGTAGTAATAACAAAATgcagttataaaaaaagaatgtaGAGTCTAATTATtgacatttatttttagaattcaCTCTGCCGACgcgaaaatatattaaaaatcttgTAAGACTTTAATTTTCGCTTTGCGgaaattttcatataaacatttttctTCCACGACAATATACAGACATCCTCtaaaaagataatataTTCACAAATTTTCGCCCGTGAAAATTTAGTTATGATTACACCAATTGTAACAATACAAATATGGTGAAATTGCGCTAATAATATGAAGATGTAAAGCGTAgctgaaattttaaaaatttttggttttatatagtaaagataattgctaatataaaaacactAACAATTAgctaattaaattttaattatctcTCAATCTTATCTGGGagacatttttaataagtCTAAcgcaaaatttataagttCTATATTTGTTGGTCAGAATTGTCGTATACTCATCTAAAACTTCtaaaatgatatatttgGGCGTTCTGGGacaagtaaaaaaaaagataagaaTGAGACATTAATAcgtttatcttttttaatagtttTCTTGGCATTATGAAAGTAGAGAAAATCCATccataaaaaaacttaattttttttttcattttacaTATAACATTGTGTAAGAACTTTTTGCAAAATAAGattaaataatgaaaaattaaaacatattttcgCATTTTAACtgttgaaaaaaaaaagaaaaacatattataaGTCGTTAATTTTGACATAGTATTGattcatttatattta
Coding sequences within:
- a CDS encoding putative SP-containing membrane protein, with amino-acid sequence MRSLFFIHSIIFLSGMIHSNEEHAAILANYINTDNLCIGLDSRINADFLIREKVRFFFDFFWNTITNHEIFKRMIEDDISDFSYNNVSVKLKNAFLENLSLKEPDEKYLDALTVNETRFKDEMLRAIFVFYDMLRICFKDTMSKTMAPLDAMKILIRENTCFIKGGISSHLPSFVYKLCNKASVYYNQCPETVRTDDNLKAIHYNNEVFDRGECLNNHNIELQNFNTNFTAALKDINNVINAEVNDVGESSYYLWIVLPVILMFFVIICIFSYLGFIYYKKRDRKQWDEAANSSFEYIS
- a CDS encoding putative SP-containing membrane protein — encoded protein: MNSLFYILPITLFPEVIKCSNFDNDLLSKVLNDAKICDSLDKRIYENNISKDNVRIFYEILWNAITNHTIFKKMTQVNRLTNSFTSRSTLIKKGYLQMLNQNEWDYMVENSLTKPEINFIEYLFLGAKEYYEMLRHCYNPHKTQRKLTRKLLEDFFEQNTCFLKDGINENIPSFVYKLCKDLIPHYNKCYGKLEFQFLSGEIIKKHDLLLNPKCINNNYDFTNITSIFPKGYNYLAENMTITRSYKYDSTVFFESAIFIIALICLIISFIVFSYYIYYKRCKTPRSNEIVTHSIIFTL